The Brassica oleracea var. oleracea cultivar TO1000 chromosome C6, BOL, whole genome shotgun sequence genome includes a region encoding these proteins:
- the LOC106300786 gene encoding uncharacterized protein LOC106300786, protein MASSITFSCLFLSLLSLSTALSSLDLHRPSLSSGDVHDLLPRYGFPKGLLPDNVKSYTLSDGGDFTVDLNTPCYVNFPGQTVFYDKKIAGKLSFGSVKDVEGIKAKELFIWASITAMKSDPSSGDIVFSVGFVSKSLPASIFNNVPSCSKKLSLEA, encoded by the coding sequence ATGGCTTCTTCGATCACATTCTCCTGCCTCTTCCTCTCTCTCCTATCTCTCTCCACCGCTTTATCATCTCTAGATCTCCACCGCCCATCTCTGTCCTCCGGTGACGTCCACGATCTCCTCCCTCGCTACGGATTCCCCAAAGGTCTTCTTCCCGATAACGTCAAATCGTACACTCTCTCCGACGGCGGAGACTTCACAGTCGACTTAAACACTCCCTGCTACGTCAACTTCCCCGGTCAAACCGTGTTCTACGACAAGAAGATCGCCGGGAAGCTCAGCTTCGGATCTGTGAAAGACGTCGAAGGAATCAAAGCTAAAGAATTGTTTATCTGGGCATCGATCACCGCCATGAAATCGGATCCAAGCTCTGGAGATATTGTCTTCTCCGTCGGATTCGTATCCAAGTCTTTGCCGGCGTCTATCTTCAATAATGTTCCCTCTTGCTCCAAAAAACTTAGTCTTGAAGCTTAA
- the LOC106300785 gene encoding F-box/kelch-repeat protein At1g55270 — protein MDLSSQRQSPNGSRGFRLQAPLVDSVSCYCRVDSGLKTVVEARKFVPGSKLCIQPDINPNAHRRSKNSKRERTRIQPPLLPGLPDDLAVACLIRVPRAEHRKLRLVCKRWYRLASGNFFYSQRKLLGMSEEWVYVFKRDRDGKISWNTFDPVSQHPQPLPPVPREYSEAVGFGCAVLSGCHLYLFGGKDPLRGSMRRVIFYNARTNKWHRAPDMLRKRHFFGSCVINNCLYVAGGECEGIQRTLRSAEVYDPNKNRWSFVADMSTAMVPLIGVVYDKKWFLKGLGSHQQVMSEAYDPETNSWRPVSDGMVTGWRNPCTSLNGRLYGLDCRDGCKLRVFDETTDSWNKFMDSKVHLGNSRALEAAALVPLNNKLCIIRNNMSMSLVDVANPDKNNPRVWENIAVKGQSKSILSNIWSSIAGRAVKSHIVHCQVLQA, from the exons ATGGATCTATCTTCCCAACGACAATCCCCAAATGGTTCCAGGGGGTTTCGCCTTCAAGCTCCATTG GTGGATTCCGTATCTTGCTACTGCAGAGTAGATTCAGGTCTCAAGACCGTTGTAGAAGCTAGAAAGTTTGTTCCTGGCTCAAAGCTTTGTATCCAACCCGACATCAACCCCAATGCTCATCGCCGCAGCAAGAACTCTAAGCGAGAGAGGACAAGAATCCAGCCTCCGCTTCTCCCTGGCCTCCCTGACGATCTAGCCGTCGCTTGCCTCATCCGTGTCCCTCGTGCAGAGCATAGAAAACTCAGGCTTGTGTGTAAGAGATGGTACCGGCTTGCTTCTGGTAACTTTTTCTACTCTCAGAGGAAGCTACTTGGGATGTCTGAGGAATGGGTTTATGTTTTCAAAAGAGACCGTGATGGGAAGATCTCTTGGAATACGTTTGATCCCGTCTCCCAGCATCCCCAGCCGCTTCCTCCTGTTCCTAGAGAGTATTCAGAAGCTGTTGGGTTTGGTTGCGCTGTTCTAAGCGGTTGTCATCTTTACTTGTTTGGAGGTAAAGATCCTCTAAGAGGATCAATGAGGAGGGTTATTTTCTATAATGCCAGGACGAATAAGTGGCACAGGGCGCCTGATATGCTTAGGAAGCGACACTTCTTTGGTTCATGTGTCATAAACAACTGCTTGTATGTAGCGGGTGGGGAGTGCGAAGGGATACAGAGGACACTACGGTCGGCTGAGGTTTATGATCCGAACAAGAACAGGTGGAGTTTTGTTGCTGATATGAGCACAGCGATGGTGCCTCTTATCGGTGTGGTTTATGATAAGAAGTGGTTTCTCAAGGGTCTTGGGTCTCACCAACAGGTCATGAGTGAAGCTTATGACCCTGAGACCAACTCATGGAGGCCGGTCAGTGACGGGATGGTTACCGGTTGGCGAAACCCGTGTACTTCTCTAAATGGTCGTCTCTACGGATTGGACTGTAGGGACGGGTGTAAGCTCAGGGTGTTTGATGAAACCACGGATTCATGGAACAAGTTCATGGACAGTAAAGTACACTTGGGAAACTCGAGGGCGCTTGAAGCTGCGGCTCTTGTCCCGCTGAACAATAAGCTTTGCATAATACGGAACAACATGAGCATGAGTTTGGTTGATGTAGCGAATCCTGATAAGAACAACCCTCGAGTATGGGAAAACATTGCGGTGAAAGGACAGTCCAAGAGCATACTCAGTAATATATGGTCGAGTATCGCAGGGAGAGCTGTGAAAAGCCATATTGTGCATTGCCAAGTGCTTCAAGCCTAA